One segment of Acidobacteriota bacterium DNA contains the following:
- a CDS encoding beta-ketoacyl-ACP synthase III: MDQARALLAGSGISVPPLEIDNDMLSRIVETNDEWIRERSGIRTRRYVEPGVTSADLGAEAAKAALEDAGVEAGEVDYIVCATMTPDHYFPGCGTLIQQRLGIDPIPALDIRQQCAGFAYGLQMVDALIRSGIARTVLLVGTDVHTALMPFNERTWEVLDDPEKGPLEPETFEWNSQFRHLLVLFGDGAGAMVFKAHTEDDGRGILGARMLGDGNHKDILYVPGGGSVERPWVSHDMIDSATTVPVMDGRAVFKLAVTRMPEVTKELLSQYELTVEDLDLLIMHQANLRINEAATKVLGIDRDKVFNNIQKYGNTTSATLPLCFHEAREAGHAEPGSLVGFSALGAGLHWGAVLMRV; this comes from the coding sequence ATGGATCAAGCTCGTGCCCTTCTCGCCGGATCCGGTATCTCCGTACCGCCCCTCGAAATCGACAACGACATGCTGTCTCGCATCGTCGAGACCAACGACGAATGGATCCGTGAACGCAGCGGCATCCGCACCCGCCGCTACGTCGAGCCGGGCGTGACCTCCGCCGACCTGGGCGCCGAAGCGGCGAAGGCGGCGTTGGAGGATGCCGGTGTCGAGGCCGGCGAGGTGGACTACATCGTCTGCGCCACCATGACTCCGGATCATTATTTCCCCGGCTGCGGCACGCTGATCCAGCAGCGCCTGGGCATCGATCCCATCCCGGCGCTGGACATCCGCCAGCAGTGCGCCGGTTTCGCCTACGGATTGCAGATGGTGGACGCGCTGATCCGTAGCGGCATCGCCCGCACCGTGCTGCTGGTGGGCACCGACGTGCACACCGCCCTGATGCCGTTCAACGAGCGGACCTGGGAAGTACTCGACGATCCGGAGAAAGGCCCCCTGGAGCCGGAGACCTTCGAGTGGAACTCCCAATTTCGCCATCTGCTGGTGCTCTTCGGCGACGGTGCCGGGGCGATGGTCTTCAAAGCTCACACGGAAGACGATGGCCGCGGCATCCTCGGTGCCCGCATGCTCGGGGACGGCAACCACAAGGACATCCTCTACGTCCCCGGCGGCGGCTCGGTGGAGCGTCCGTGGGTCAGCCACGACATGATCGACAGCGCCACCACGGTGCCGGTGATGGACGGCCGGGCGGTGTTCAAGCTGGCGGTGACCCGCATGCCCGAGGTCACCAAGGAATTGCTCAGCCAGTACGAGCTGACGGTGGAGGATCTGGACCTGCTGATCATGCACCAGGCCAATCTGCGCATCAACGAGGCGGCCACCAAGGTTCTGGGCATCGACCGGGACAAGGTCTTCAACAACATCCAGAAATACGGCAACACCACTTCCGCCACTCTGCCACTGTGCTTCCACGAAGCCCGCGAAGCCGGTCATGCGGAACCGGGCAGCCTGGTGGGCTTCTCCGCCCTCGGCGCCGGCCTGCATTGGGGAGCGGTGCTGATGCGGGTTTGA
- a CDS encoding GWxTD domain-containing protein, whose amino-acid sequence MKNSSTSSVVRNAVRHLLLILLCAALAVPSAEAAGKKLKSYDREMLIQPFLGPGYAEWLIGPIARLVTREEADEYLILSSDEEARAFIDEFWARRDTNGDVPGNPLRELYEERAAEADKQFSEAQIRGRNTDRGTLYVLYGPPEEVDYDIAQWLDGPPLILWKYGKDAEPGLNDEKPDRLYRLIRLEDLTVFYEERMRRDALREQRVRPPRYPRN is encoded by the coding sequence GTGAAGAATTCCTCGACCTCCTCCGTCGTCCGTAACGCCGTCCGCCACCTCCTTCTGATCCTCCTCTGCGCCGCGTTGGCGGTCCCGTCGGCCGAGGCGGCGGGCAAGAAGCTCAAATCCTATGACCGGGAGATGCTCATCCAGCCCTTCCTCGGGCCGGGCTACGCCGAATGGCTCATCGGCCCCATCGCCCGGCTGGTGACCCGGGAAGAAGCCGACGAATACCTGATCCTCAGCAGCGACGAGGAGGCGCGGGCCTTCATCGACGAGTTCTGGGCGCGCCGGGACACCAACGGCGACGTCCCCGGCAATCCGCTGCGGGAGCTCTACGAGGAGCGGGCCGCGGAGGCGGACAAGCAATTCTCCGAAGCCCAGATCCGCGGGCGCAATACGGACCGGGGGACGCTCTACGTGCTCTACGGTCCGCCGGAGGAAGTGGACTACGACATCGCTCAATGGCTCGACGGCCCGCCGCTGATCCTGTGGAAATACGGCAAGGATGCGGAGCCCGGCTTGAACGATGAGAAGCCGGACCGCCTCTACCGCCTGATCCGGCTGGAGGACCTGACGGTCTTCTACGAGGAGCGCATGCGCCGCGACGCCCTGCGCGAACAGCGCGTCCGCCCGCCCCGGTACCCCCGCAACTGA
- the folE gene encoding GTP cyclohydrolase I FolE, with protein sequence MDRDLKNVLAKPQEEALIAEKVMPPVGDNGEAEKVQRIAGHVRSILEELGLNLDDPNLRETDRRVAKMYLEMFHGLREGAEPKVTTFPNDENYSGMVMEKQIPFYSMCSHHLVPFYGHAHIAYIPSNRIIGLSKFPRILEFYAKRPQLQERLTEQVVTYLEEKLEPIGAMVVIEARHLCVEMRGVKKPGAVTVTSSIRGCFLERPVREEFLDLLRRP encoded by the coding sequence ATGGATAGAGATCTGAAAAACGTCCTCGCCAAACCTCAGGAAGAGGCCTTGATCGCCGAGAAGGTGATGCCTCCGGTGGGAGACAACGGAGAAGCCGAAAAAGTCCAGCGCATCGCCGGCCACGTGCGGAGCATTCTCGAAGAGCTGGGCTTGAATCTCGATGATCCCAACCTGCGGGAGACCGACCGGCGCGTCGCCAAGATGTACCTGGAGATGTTCCACGGTCTGCGGGAAGGGGCGGAGCCGAAGGTCACCACCTTCCCCAACGACGAGAATTACAGCGGCATGGTGATGGAGAAGCAGATCCCCTTCTACTCCATGTGCTCGCACCACCTGGTGCCCTTCTACGGCCATGCCCACATCGCCTACATCCCTAGCAATCGCATCATCGGCCTGTCGAAGTTTCCCCGCATCCTGGAGTTCTACGCCAAGCGGCCGCAGCTCCAGGAGCGGTTGACGGAACAGGTCGTGACCTACCTAGAAGAGAAGCTGGAGCCCATCGGAGCCATGGTGGTGATCGAGGCGCGGCACCTGTGCGTCGAGATGCGCGGAGTCAAAAAGCCCGGCGCCGTCACCGTCACGTCCTCCATCCGCGGCTGCTTCCTGGAGCGCCCCGTTCGTGAAGAATTCCTCGACCTCCTCCGTCGTCCGTAA
- a CDS encoding SelT/SelW/SelH family (seleno)protein: protein MSQNVSIEYCVVUNYKPRAAGLAAELEQSFDVSVELIKGRNGVFEVQLGEDLIFSKKSLGRFPEEGEVAQLFRQHLAG from the coding sequence ATGAGTCAGAACGTTTCCATCGAGTATTGTGTCGTTTGAAACTACAAGCCCCGCGCCGCCGGTCTGGCGGCTGAGCTTGAGCAGTCTTTCGACGTTTCCGTCGAGCTCATCAAGGGACGCAACGGCGTCTTCGAGGTCCAGCTCGGCGAGGATCTAATCTTCTCCAAGAAGTCCCTGGGCCGCTTCCCCGAAGAGGGTGAGGTCGCCCAACTCTTCCGCCAGCACCTGGCTGGTTAG
- a CDS encoding 6-carboxytetrahydropterin synthase — translation MSDPREHYTVHLAKEDFKFSAAHFTLFPDGQAELLHGHNYQVELELTGEGLDGYGLLCDFVAVKGAIRDACERLDTRTLVPRDSPELVFHRGEAGHEEEDGMVVTYRDRRYVFPARDVLVLPVVNTSIELLARWLWHELAPGLVGSQVSVLGVSVAETAGQSCWYRAPVAQAAGEQNP, via the coding sequence ATGAGCGACCCACGCGAGCATTACACGGTCCACCTGGCGAAGGAGGACTTCAAGTTTTCTGCCGCCCACTTCACTCTCTTCCCCGATGGCCAGGCAGAGCTGCTCCACGGCCACAACTACCAGGTGGAGCTGGAGCTGACGGGGGAAGGGTTGGACGGCTACGGGCTGCTTTGCGACTTCGTCGCGGTGAAGGGGGCGATCCGCGACGCCTGCGAGCGGTTGGACACCCGGACGCTGGTGCCTCGGGACAGCCCGGAGCTGGTTTTCCATCGCGGAGAAGCTGGGCACGAGGAGGAGGACGGAATGGTGGTGACCTACCGGGACCGCCGTTATGTTTTCCCGGCCCGGGACGTGCTGGTGCTGCCGGTGGTCAATACCTCCATCGAGCTGCTGGCCCGCTGGCTATGGCACGAGCTAGCCCCAGGGTTGGTGGGCTCGCAGGTGTCGGTGTTGGGAGTGTCGGTGGCGGAGACCGCGGGGCAGAGCTGCTGGTATCGGGCGCCGGTAGCCCAGGCCGCCGGCGAACAGAACCCATAG
- a CDS encoding MFS transporter, with protein MKALRKFTLLTSLYLSQGLPYGFFRQALPVLLRQQGVSLAHVGLSNLLALPWALKFLWAPLVDRVGWRRLGLRRSWILPLQGLAILTLLAMGFLDAATQLELVLAGILLINLFAATQDIATDGLAVGLLSHAERGLGNSIQVAAYRVGMVVGGGFLLILIDWLGWTSLFWVMAALLTAASVPIVLYREPSCDSGRASQATPQDRLCDSGRASQDEEEEAPQRPGFWDFLEILRRPGMAWWLLLLLLFKGGDNLTTGMLNPFLVDLGLSAGDIGSLVGLAGFAAGLVGALAGGWWVVRLGRVRGLVTAGLLQALGAAGYAVPALFAASVPALASLPALYGFCILEHFTGSLVTVTLFTMMMDVSRVRTAGSDYTLQASVVVVAQLGGRSLSGFSAEALGYAGNFLASGLISVLGALAGYLILRNTSFRQRLLAPTGASWEG; from the coding sequence ATGAAAGCGCTTCGCAAATTCACCCTCCTCACCTCCCTCTACCTCTCCCAGGGACTGCCCTACGGCTTCTTTCGCCAAGCCCTGCCGGTGCTGCTACGGCAACAGGGGGTGTCTCTCGCCCACGTGGGCCTGAGCAATCTACTGGCCCTGCCCTGGGCGCTCAAGTTTCTGTGGGCACCGTTGGTGGACCGCGTCGGCTGGCGGCGCCTCGGGCTGCGACGCAGCTGGATCTTGCCGCTGCAAGGACTGGCCATCCTCACCCTCCTGGCCATGGGCTTCCTCGACGCCGCCACCCAGCTGGAGCTGGTGCTGGCGGGCATTCTGCTGATCAACCTCTTCGCCGCCACCCAGGACATCGCCACCGACGGCCTGGCGGTAGGGCTCCTGAGCCACGCCGAGCGCGGCCTCGGCAACAGCATCCAGGTAGCCGCCTACCGGGTGGGCATGGTGGTCGGCGGCGGCTTTCTCCTCATCCTCATCGACTGGCTCGGCTGGACCAGCCTATTCTGGGTGATGGCGGCCCTGCTCACCGCCGCCTCGGTGCCCATCGTCCTCTATCGCGAACCCTCTTGTGATTCGGGTAGGGCCTCGCAAGCCACCCCCCAAGATCGTCTTTGTGATTCGGGTAGGGCCTCACAGGACGAGGAGGAAGAAGCACCTCAAAGGCCCGGATTCTGGGACTTTCTCGAGATTCTCCGGCGACCCGGCATGGCCTGGTGGCTGCTGCTTCTCCTGCTCTTCAAGGGCGGCGACAACCTCACCACCGGCATGCTCAATCCCTTCCTCGTGGACCTGGGGCTCTCCGCCGGCGACATCGGTTCGCTGGTCGGGCTGGCGGGCTTTGCCGCCGGGCTGGTGGGAGCCCTGGCCGGCGGCTGGTGGGTGGTTCGGCTGGGTCGAGTGCGAGGGCTGGTCACCGCCGGCCTGCTCCAAGCCCTCGGCGCCGCCGGCTACGCCGTCCCCGCCCTCTTCGCAGCATCAGTGCCGGCCCTGGCCAGCCTGCCGGCGCTCTATGGCTTCTGCATTTTGGAGCACTTCACCGGCAGCCTGGTCACCGTCACCCTCTTCACCATGATGATGGACGTCTCCCGAGTGCGCACCGCCGGCAGCGACTACACCCTCCAGGCCAGTGTCGTGGTGGTGGCGCAGCTCGGCGGCCGTTCGTTGAGCGGTTTCAGCGCCGAAGCCTTAGGCTACGCCGGCAATTTCCTCGCCTCCGGTCTGATCAGCGTCCTCGGCGCCCTCGCCGGCTATCTGATCCTGCGCAACACCAGCTTCCGCCAGCGCCTTCTGGCACCGACCGGCGCAAGTTGGGAAGGCTAG
- a CDS encoding type II toxin-antitoxin system HicB family antitoxin — protein sequence MKFQVTLDRDEDGAWVVECPSIPGCVSQGQSREEALENIQEAISLCLEVRAERGLPLTVETRQIEVLV from the coding sequence ATGAAATTCCAAGTGACTCTGGATCGCGATGAGGACGGCGCATGGGTGGTGGAATGCCCCTCGATTCCAGGCTGTGTCAGCCAGGGTCAAAGCCGCGAGGAGGCCTTGGAGAATATCCAGGAAGCGATCAGTCTGTGCTTGGAGGTTCGAGCGGAGCGGGGGCTGCCTCTCACCGTCGAAACCCGCCAAATCGAGGTCTTGGTCTGA
- a CDS encoding type II toxin-antitoxin system HicA family toxin, translated as MPPLPILSGRQVRRAFERLGWTFVRQRGSHMVLVKDGELATLSVPDHKEVARGTLRSLIRAANLTVSDFLAAAKKR; from the coding sequence ATGCCGCCCCTACCAATCCTCAGCGGCCGTCAAGTGCGGAGGGCCTTCGAACGTCTTGGGTGGACCTTCGTACGCCAGCGCGGTAGCCACATGGTCCTGGTCAAAGACGGCGAGTTGGCGACCCTCTCCGTGCCGGATCACAAGGAGGTCGCCCGAGGCACTCTCCGCTCCCTGATCCGGGCCGCCAACCTCACCGTTTCCGATTTTCTTGCAGCTGCAAAGAAGCGCTAG
- a CDS encoding von Willebrand factor type A domain-containing protein, producing the protein MTRWNQRQIAHKLAEPPAAEPPADLLERLLEDIPDSPPVAEPTEAKPEGDESKPDGTPLPQRPSRPSRRGWSPRWLAAAAVLLMMVGGGLLTVHLQRQGLSPDTSVFDGAAAPAAEARSDQQTAAESPAEAEEASFADRESLQAEDELKKIPMPASEDDAAPDAGTSAAAESELDLSDADLPDADLLIDQPAPQDAPEPSEAEPTAESPEDLRTEKARRMRERIRELRAQASARSKESVAARPQSGEAPSPPPAPPAPPPAPRAKVRPPAESSSIPKPRLEEPQRQLGTFNGSSAQPRGTAGGTTGGTAEPNDEPYGDVFFESAGTSPFIDTEDDALSTFGLDVDTASYTVVRRYLRDGHLPPRDAVRVEELINYFDYGEAPPRREDFALLAEGAPAIFAQGARYRLVRFHLQAREVRAAARKPAVLVLVVDVSGSMDQENRLGLVRRSLDKLLGQLEEKDRIGLVIFGDEARAVLEPTADRRRVRDAIESLVPQGSTNAEAGLMLGYEMLRRHHRDGAIHRVVLCSDGVANVGETAAERILERVGEEARKGLELTTLGFGMGNYNDVLMEKLADRGNGRYAYIDSLEEAHRVLVEELTGTLQTVASDARVQVEFNPQAVERYRLLGYENRDLADHRFRDNRADAGEIGAGHGVTALYEIKLTPRLVADDAPRRAHLATLRLRYRSAETGSFEELAQPVGLEDLAPTWEQASPSLRLAVLVAEFAEILRGSWWAKEGSLDEVFRRAQQVSAELPGNAQAAEFAALAGRAAGIRARAAQGEE; encoded by the coding sequence CTCACGCCGCGGCTGGTCGCCGCGCTGGCTGGCCGCCGCCGCGGTCCTGTTGATGATGGTGGGCGGCGGCCTGCTCACCGTCCACCTCCAGCGCCAGGGCCTTTCGCCGGATACCAGCGTCTTCGACGGAGCCGCGGCTCCCGCCGCCGAGGCGCGGTCCGACCAGCAGACCGCGGCAGAGAGCCCTGCAGAAGCGGAAGAGGCTTCCTTCGCGGACCGCGAGAGCCTCCAAGCCGAGGACGAGCTCAAGAAGATTCCCATGCCAGCGTCGGAGGACGACGCGGCGCCGGATGCCGGGACTTCGGCCGCTGCGGAGTCGGAGCTCGACTTGTCCGATGCCGACCTGCCCGATGCCGACTTGCTCATCGACCAGCCGGCACCCCAGGACGCGCCGGAACCATCGGAGGCAGAACCGACCGCCGAATCTCCGGAGGATTTGCGGACCGAGAAAGCCCGGCGGATGCGAGAAAGGATCCGTGAGCTGCGGGCTCAGGCTAGTGCTCGATCCAAGGAATCCGTCGCCGCAAGACCGCAGAGCGGGGAGGCTCCGTCGCCGCCGCCCGCGCCGCCCGCGCCGCCCCCAGCGCCGCGCGCCAAGGTTCGGCCTCCGGCGGAGTCGAGCTCGATTCCCAAGCCCAGGCTCGAAGAGCCGCAGCGCCAGCTCGGCACGTTCAACGGCTCGTCGGCCCAGCCGCGAGGCACCGCTGGAGGTACCACCGGGGGCACCGCCGAGCCCAACGACGAGCCCTACGGCGACGTCTTCTTCGAGTCCGCCGGGACCTCGCCGTTCATCGACACCGAGGACGACGCCCTTTCCACCTTCGGGCTGGACGTCGACACCGCCTCCTACACCGTGGTGCGGCGCTATCTGAGAGACGGTCATCTGCCGCCGCGGGACGCGGTGCGGGTGGAGGAGCTGATCAACTACTTCGACTACGGCGAGGCGCCGCCCCGGCGCGAGGATTTCGCCCTGTTGGCGGAGGGAGCGCCGGCGATCTTCGCCCAGGGAGCGCGATACCGGCTGGTGCGCTTTCACTTGCAGGCTCGGGAGGTCCGGGCGGCGGCGCGCAAGCCGGCGGTGTTGGTCCTGGTGGTGGACGTTTCCGGCTCCATGGATCAGGAGAACCGCCTGGGCCTGGTGCGCCGCTCGCTGGACAAGCTTCTGGGACAGCTGGAGGAGAAGGATCGCATCGGTTTGGTGATCTTCGGGGACGAGGCCCGGGCGGTGCTCGAGCCCACCGCGGATCGCCGGCGGGTTCGGGACGCCATCGAGAGCTTGGTCCCCCAGGGGTCCACTAACGCCGAGGCCGGGCTGATGCTGGGCTACGAGATGCTCCGCCGCCATCACCGGGACGGTGCCATCCACCGGGTGGTGCTGTGCTCCGACGGCGTCGCCAACGTCGGCGAGACGGCGGCGGAGCGGATCCTGGAGCGAGTGGGGGAGGAAGCCCGCAAGGGCCTCGAGCTCACCACTCTGGGCTTTGGCATGGGCAACTACAACGACGTGCTGATGGAGAAGCTGGCGGATCGGGGCAACGGCCGCTACGCCTACATCGACAGCCTGGAGGAAGCCCATCGGGTGTTGGTGGAAGAGCTCACGGGAACTCTCCAGACCGTCGCATCCGACGCCCGGGTGCAGGTGGAATTCAACCCCCAGGCGGTGGAGCGCTACCGCCTGCTGGGCTACGAGAACCGTGATCTGGCGGACCATCGCTTCCGCGACAACCGCGCCGACGCCGGCGAGATCGGCGCCGGCCATGGCGTCACCGCGCTCTACGAGATCAAGCTGACGCCCCGGCTGGTGGCGGACGACGCCCCGCGGCGGGCGCACCTGGCGACTCTGCGGCTGCGCTATCGCTCCGCCGAGACCGGAAGCTTCGAGGAGTTGGCGCAACCGGTGGGGCTCGAAGACCTGGCCCCGACCTGGGAGCAGGCCTCCCCGTCACTGCGCCTGGCCGTGCTGGTGGCGGAGTTCGCCGAGATCCTACGCGGTAGCTGGTGGGCCAAGGAGGGCAGCCTGGACGAGGTCTTCCGCCGCGCCCAGCAGGTCTCCGCCGAGCTTCCCGGCAACGCCCAGGCTGCCGAATTCGCCGCCCTCGCCGGCCGAGCGGCAGGGATCCGGGCGCGGGCGGCGCAGGGGGAGGAGTGA